From a single Methanocalculus natronophilus genomic region:
- a CDS encoding class I SAM-dependent methyltransferase translates to MNDTTDILKTDFSGENLKEKFKEEYASGLSNRWDEIVNWDVRKESEDGFFENLLREYGVCDVLDMACGTGFHAIHLAQEGFNVDAADGSDAMLAETYANAEKHDVDLTIQKADWLSLTHSIHKQYDAVICLGNALTHLFEKEFYLKTIREVFKVLKKGGIFVVDQRNYDRILDKGYSSKHQYYYCGNQVEIQPVELHDTMVQFQYKFSENEKYHLTMHPIRQQVLTGYLKKSGFSNIRTFGDFQERFDPYEPDFVIQVAQKA, encoded by the coding sequence ATGAATGACACAACAGACATTTTAAAAACCGATTTTTCGGGGGAAAACCTCAAAGAAAAATTTAAAGAAGAATATGCCAGTGGACTGTCCAACAGATGGGATGAGATAGTAAACTGGGATGTTCGGAAAGAAAGTGAAGACGGGTTCTTTGAAAACCTCTTACGGGAGTATGGGGTTTGTGATGTGCTGGATATGGCATGCGGTACAGGTTTCCATGCAATCCACCTTGCACAAGAAGGCTTCAATGTTGATGCAGCGGATGGTTCAGATGCGATGCTGGCAGAGACGTATGCGAATGCAGAAAAGCACGACGTCGATCTCACCATACAAAAAGCCGACTGGCTGTCCCTGACACACAGCATACACAAACAGTATGATGCGGTTATCTGCCTTGGGAATGCCCTGACTCATCTCTTTGAGAAGGAGTTTTACCTCAAAACGATCAGGGAAGTTTTCAAGGTGCTGAAAAAAGGCGGTATATTTGTCGTTGACCAGAGAAATTATGACCGTATCCTTGATAAAGGCTATTCGAGTAAACACCAGTATTACTATTGTGGCAACCAGGTTGAGATCCAGCCTGTTGAGCTCCATGACACCATGGTCCAGTTCCAGTACAAATTCAGTGAGAATGAGAAGTATCACCTGACCATGCACCCAATCAGGCAGCAGGTATTAACCGGTTACCTGAAAAAATCAGGATTTTCCAACATCAGAACCTTTGGTGATTTCCAGGAGAGATTCGATCCCTACGAGCCTGATTTCGTTATCCAGGTGGCACAAAAAGCCTGA